The following is a genomic window from Balneolaceae bacterium.
TAAATACTTCAAAAGAAGTAGAGTTATAGTCTAATCCTTTAATAATTGCTCTCAATACATCATCGATATGAATAAAATCTCTTTTTGGTCTTGGATCATTAAGCGTAATTACCTCATTCTTTTTGATTTTATCTAAAATCTCAGGGATCAAGAAAGAACCATTTTGTCCCGGCCCATAAACGTTGAACAAGCGAAATGCTATTGATGGCACATTAAAGTCACGTGCATAGGCTTCACAAAGTTGTTCTGATTGCATCTTACTTTGAGCATATGGATTATGCGGGTTTAAAGGGTGCTTTTCATCCACCGGTATGTATTGTGGACATCCATAAAAATAAGAACTCAAAAAAATCATTCTGGCTTTCCATTTTCTAGCAAGCTCAAGGGCATTAAGCGTAGCCAAATAATTAGTCTTGTAGAAATCCATTGGATTTTTAAATGAATTTGGCACGAATGTTTTTGCTGCTAAATGGACGATTACTTTACAAGGCTCTAAACCTTTAACAGAACTCCATTTTGTAATATCTATGCCTTTTTCCCGACTTATAACAGCAACCTCATGCCGTTCCTCCTTTAACTTTCTAACAAGATGTGACCCTATAAATCCAGAAGCACCCGTGACAGCTATTCTCATACCAAACTGAAGTTCGGTTCTTGAATTTTATTTGTCGCTATTTCGTAGTCTGACGGCCGCCCAATATCCAACCAATAGCCCTTGTGCTCTTGTACAATAGGTGGTTTATTTACATCGAGTAACTTGTACATCAAATGATCGAAACCAAAGAAAGTGTCTTTTGGGATATACTGCATTACTTTTTTATTAATCATATACACCCCCATGCTTACCATAAATTCATAAGTTGGTTTCTCTTCAAAACGGGTTAGCCGATTGTTGTCATCATAATGCAATAGCCCATAATCAACTGATTCCTCCCTCCTTTGCATTGATATTGTAAAGATTGATTTCTTATCTATATGATTTTGCCAAAACTCTGAAAAATCTAAGTCTGTTAGTACATCTCCATTCATTACAAGAAAGTTGTCGGGCAGGTCAGGTATAAGTGTAAGTGGTCCCATCGTACTGAGGGGCTTGCTTTCCATAGTATAGTCTATTTTGACACCCCATTTACTTCCATCACCAAAGAAAGCTTTAATAACGTCAGCCATATGATTTATAGTGAGGGTGATATGGGTGAAACCATATCTCTTTAACTGTATCACAATTAATTCTAAAATAGGTTTATCACCTAATGGCACGAGCGGCTTCGGCATTGCAATGGTGTAAGGGCGGAGTCTTGTACCTTTTCCGCCAGCTAAAATTATTGCTCTTTTCATAGTCTTTTCACTTAAGGTTAAATAGACATATTAAATTTACATTTTAGAGTCAAGATTTTTTCCTTTTTCTTCGTGCTCAAAATTGGGCAAAACATAAAGTAATAGATCTATTAGTTCTTCTTTCGACCACTGTCCTTTTTGTTTGAGGGCGTAAATTGAATCCAAAAAATTATCTAATTTCTCGAATTCAGGTTTTAACTTACTATTAATCACGCCAAAATCCTGAAAGGAAACAAAATCTGGTTCCTCATCTTTTGTGTAAAATTCTTCAAAGGTCTTTTCACCGGTTGTGTTACTTGGCGCGAACAAACACGGCCATTGGCCTGCAGACGTTAATTCTTCAATTTTATTTCGTGCTTCATCTTCAGAACTAACTAAGTAAGGTTCATATCCTGCGTATTTAAGGTAAGACATAGCAATGTCGGTAAATTTAATCAGATGCTCATCACCGAGTATCGGAAAAAAAACATCCCTGTTTTTACCTAGTACTGTAGAAAAGAGGCAAATAGCTCCAGCTTCCTGTGGTGTTACAAAATACCGTTTTACATCATTAGGTGCTACGATCGGTTGCCGCTTAGCTAGTCGCTGCTTAAAACTGTGCAAAAGTGAGCCATCGGAAAAAGCAACATTTGCAAAACGGGCCGTTGATATATTGATTTTTTCACTATCCAGCATCAGAAATAGTTCCATAATTCGTTTTGTAGCCCCCATCATATTAACGGGGTTTGCAGCCTTATCTGTTGATACAGCAAAGTATTTTTTTGAACCGATTTCTTTCGCCCAGGAAGTTATTTTTAAACTATTGAGGATGTTAGTCTCAATCATGCGCATTAGGGTAAATGGGTCTTTTTCACTACGCACATGTTTAAGAGCCGTTAGATTCAGCACATAATCGAAATCAGTTTGTGTGTTCGTGTAAGCATCAAACTGCCAAGAAGCAATATCGAGGGCAAAAGTCCTAAATTCACCTTCAATATATCCAAATGAACTTCGAATGTCCCGAACCAATTCAACTAGATTGTTTTCGGAAATATCCACTACGTGTAACTTTTTGGGATTACGTTTAAATATTTCTTTGGTTATAGCCTGACCGATTGAACCTGCTCCACCCAAAACCAAAAACGAAGAGGATGCTACATTGTGCTTTAATTCCGATCCGTACCGTTTAAAATCCTCCTGAAAAAGAGATTTTTTTCTTCTAATTAATTGAAGAATATCCATATGAAGCTAAAAAAATAAATTGATTAACAATATTTCTGAATAGGTTTAATTCCATTGTATTTTATTGCTTAAAATATTTCAATTGTGCAAAACATTATTATCCATAGATTGAAAAGTAACTTTCAAACCATTTTTTTGATAAATTATTCCAGCTTGAGATTTCTAAAAGCTTTTCTTTATTGTGAAGTTTTGCCAATTCTTTTTCTGCATTTAAGTTAATAAGTGTTTTTTTTAAGCGAATAGAAATCGTATCAAAATTAACAGATTTCATATAAACATCACTATTTGTTAGTTCTGAATACGACAACCACTCACCGTATAAAACAATAGTACCAGATGCCAATTGCTCTTGCAAATAAAATGAAAAGGCATCACTTGTTTGCATTGTTATGTATATATCCGTTAAAATGGTTAACGATATAAAAGCTTCTTCATTTAGATATTTATCTAGCAATAAATGTTCTACACCTAATTGATCTAATTCTTCTATTATTTCTTTCTTGTAAAGACGATCAATACC
Proteins encoded in this region:
- a CDS encoding GDP-mannose 4,6-dehydratase; this translates as MRIAVTGASGFIGSHLVRKLKEERHEVAVISREKGIDITKWSSVKGLEPCKVIVHLAAKTFVPNSFKNPMDFYKTNYLATLNALELARKWKARMIFLSSYFYGCPQYIPVDEKHPLNPHNPYAQSKMQSEQLCEAYARDFNVPSIAFRLFNVYGPGQNGSFLIPEILDKIKKNEVITLNDPRPKRDFIHIDDVLRAIIKGLDYNSTSFEVFNLGTGNSTDVEKLVALIQRYSPKYFEIVFKNEYREGEILCSEANIQKAKRMLNWHPKISLEQGIKSFFEQ
- a CDS encoding sugar phosphate nucleotidyltransferase, producing MKRAIILAGGKGTRLRPYTIAMPKPLVPLGDKPILELIVIQLKRYGFTHITLTINHMADVIKAFFGDGSKWGVKIDYTMESKPLSTMGPLTLIPDLPDNFLVMNGDVLTDLDFSEFWQNHIDKKSIFTISMQRREESVDYGLLHYDDNNRLTRFEEKPTYEFMVSMGVYMINKKVMQYIPKDTFFGFDHLMYKLLDVNKPPIVQEHKGYWLDIGRPSDYEIATNKIQEPNFSLV
- a CDS encoding UDP-N-acetylglucosamine 4,6-dehydratase; this encodes MDILQLIRRKKSLFQEDFKRYGSELKHNVASSSFLVLGGAGSIGQAITKEIFKRNPKKLHVVDISENNLVELVRDIRSSFGYIEGEFRTFALDIASWQFDAYTNTQTDFDYVLNLTALKHVRSEKDPFTLMRMIETNILNSLKITSWAKEIGSKKYFAVSTDKAANPVNMMGATKRIMELFLMLDSEKINISTARFANVAFSDGSLLHSFKQRLAKRQPIVAPNDVKRYFVTPQEAGAICLFSTVLGKNRDVFFPILGDEHLIKFTDIAMSYLKYAGYEPYLVSSEDEARNKIEELTSAGQWPCLFAPSNTTGEKTFEEFYTKDEEPDFVSFQDFGVINSKLKPEFEKLDNFLDSIYALKQKGQWSKEELIDLLLYVLPNFEHEEKGKNLDSKM